DNA from Desulfarculus baarsii DSM 2075:
CTGGCCCACGCCCAGGTCGATGACCTCGCTGACCCGCAGGCCCGCGCCATACATCGCCTCCAGCATGGCCCGGTCGCGTCGGCCCAGGTCGCTGTCGGCCGCGGGCGTCTCCAGCAGGCGCAGCATCTCTTCCTGGCTCAGAAAATGCGGCAGCCCCGCCGTTTTTTTGGGCCCGCGCAACGTGGCCAGCGGGTCGGCCGAGAGCTTTTCGCGGCGCAGTAGATAGCCCACCAGCCCCCGCGCCGCCGAAAGCCGCCTGGCCCGGCTGTTGGCGGCCAGGCCTTCCTTGGCCGCGTGGGCCAGATAGGCCACCATGTGCAGTTCGTCCACCTGCTCCCAGCCTTGCACGCCGTTATCGTGCAAAAAGCCGCAGATATCGGCCAAATCGTCGGCGTATGCCGCCAGGGTGTTGCGGGCCAGGCCCCGTTCGCCGGCCAGATGGTCCAGATAGACATCGACCATGCCGTGCAGGGGCAGGGCGGCCGGCGGCTGGCTGCTGGGCCTGGCTTGGCTCACGGCTGGAGGAATCCCTCCGAAGCGCCCAGCAGCCGGCAGCCGGTGGCCTCCATCACGGCCATCACCTCCAGGCGCACGCCGCCCCAACCCGACAAGTATATGCCCGGCTCGATGGTGAAGACCATGCCTTCCTCCAGCATGTCGTCTGAATTGGGGCCCAGCGAGGGGGCCTCGTGGGTGGCCAGGCCCACGCCGTGGCCCAGCGAGTGGCCGAACTTGCCCT
Protein-coding regions in this window:
- the xerD gene encoding site-specific tyrosine recombinase XerD — encoded protein: MSQARPSSQPPAALPLHGMVDVYLDHLAGERGLARNTLAAYADDLADICGFLHDNGVQGWEQVDELHMVAYLAHAAKEGLAANSRARRLSAARGLVGYLLRREKLSADPLATLRGPKKTAGLPHFLSQEEMLRLLETPAADSDLGRRDRAMLEAMYGAGLRVSEVIDLGVGQIQFQIGCLLVRGKGAKERLVPLHQVAIQRLEDYLRGPRQNLLRGQKASDTVFLNARGGKLSRMGVWKILAKHVAAAGIDHHVSPHTLRHTFATHLLEGGADLRSVQLMLGHADIGTTQIYTHLGMKRLVDVHRQCHPRG